CTCCAGCCTGCAGGCCGTGGTGAACGACGAGCCGCCGGCGCTGCGCCAGGCCGGGGCCCTGGGGCCGGTCATCACGGCCCTGCTGCGCAAGGATCCGGTGGAGCGTCCCTCGGCCGTGGAGGCCGAGCGGATGCTGCTGGAGGCGATGGAGGGCCGGGAGCCGAAGGCGGCGCAGGCGTACGTGCCGACGCGCTCGGTGACCCAGGACGAACTGGCCCCGGCGCAGGAACCTTCCGCCGAGCCGGCTGCGCCGGCGGAGCGCGCACAGACGGCCGCTCAGGCGGTCGCACAGACGACCTCGCAGACGGCCCCGCTGCCGGAACCCGCCCAGACCGCGCCGGTACCCGCCCCCGCGGCCCCGGCGAACGGCTGGCTCAAGCGGGCCGCGGGCATCGCCCTGGTGGCGGCGCTGCTCGGCGGCGGCGGTGTGTTCGGGGCGCTCAAGTACACCGGTGACTGGGGGAGCGACGGCGCGGACAAGAACGTCAGCGCCCCCGACGCGAACCCCGAGGGGGCCGTCCCGCCGGCCGGCTGGACCAAGGTCACCGACCCCATCGGCGGCTTCACCCTGTTCGTCCCGGACGGCTGGACGCGCCAGGCGAACGGCGACCAGATCGACTACACCCCGGACAACGGAAAGCACTTCATCCGGATCGCCGCCGACTCCACCCCGGACTACAAGGACCCGTACGCGCACCTGCTCGACCTGGAGCAGCAGGTGCAGAAGCGGACGGACTACAAGAAGCAGTGGCTGAGCCAGAACACCTTCCGGGACAGCACCCGGGCCGCTCTCTGGGACTTCAGCTGGACGGAGAAGCAGAACCACCCCGGTCCGCGCCGGGCCAAGGAGCAGATGTACATCGACCCGGACGGCACGGAGTACGCCATCTACATGTCGAGCCCGGCCGCCGACTGGGCCACGACCCAGCAGCAGTTCGACATCGTGCTCAGCGGCTGGGAGCCGCCCGCCAGGAAGCCCTGATTCCGGCATCCTGCCAGCGATCACTGGCGGAAATGACAAAATCCGGTTACCGGCGGGTACCCAAAGGCTGTCCGGCGCAATACGCTCACCGGCATGACGGACTCGCAGGCCCCGGCCCCCCTCCGCACCGCACCGGCACCCACCAACCCGGTCGCCCCCGCCCCGGCCGGTGCCCGCACCGCCGCCGATGTGGTGACCCCCGACCTGGTCGCCCGGCTGACCCGCGGAGTGCTCGGCTCCGGGCGCACCGCCAACCACACCCCCTTCACCGGGGACCGGCTGGCGGAGCTCCCCGAGGCCACCCCCGAGGACGTGGCCGAGGCCTTCGACCGGGCCCGCGCCGCCCAGCCCGCCTGGGCGGCCGTCCCCGTCGCCAAGCGGGCGGCCGTGCTCCTGCGCTTCCACGACCTGGTCCTGGACCGGCAGGCCGAGGTCCTCGACCTGATCCAGCTGGAGACCGGCAAGGCCCGCCTGCACGCCCACGAGGAGGTCCAGGCGGTCGCCGTCGCCGCCCGCCACTACGGCCGCAAGGCCCCCTCGTACCTGCGTCCCAAGGGCCACACGGGCGCCATGCCCACCCTCACCAAGGTCACCGAGCTGCGCCAGCCGCGCGGGGTCGTCGGCCAGATCGCCCCCTGGAACTACCCCCTGGAGCTGTCGGTCGGCGACGCCCTGCCCGCCTTCGTGGCGGGCAACGCGCTCGTCATGAAGCCCGACACCGAGACCGCCCTGACCGCCCTGTGGGCGCGCGACCTGCTGATCGAGGCCGGGCTCCCCGCCGAGGTCTTCCAGATCGTCCTCGGCGAGGGGCCGGTCGTCGGCCCCGAGGTGGTCCGCCGCGCCGACTACGTCTCCTTCACCGGCTCCACCCGCACCGGCCGCGAGGTCGCCCGGGGCGCGGCCGACCGGCTCGTCGGGGTCTCCCTCGAACTCGGCGGCAAGAACGCCATGCTCGTTCTGCACGACGCCGACGTGGAGAAGGCCGCCGCGGGCGCCGTCCGCGCCTGCTTCTCCTCCGCGGGCCAGCTGTGCATCTCCATCGAGCGGCTCTACGTCCACGCCTCGATCGCCGACGCGTTCGTCGAGCGCTTCGCCGCCCGCACCAAGGCCATGCGGCTCGGCAGCTCGCTGGCCTACGGCGCCGACATGGGCTCCCTGGTCGGCGAACGCCAGCTGGAGACCGTACAGCGGCACGTGGACGAAGCCGTCGCCAAGGGCGCCACCCTCGTCGCCGGCGGCACCGCCCGCCCCGACATCGGCCCGCTCTTCTACGAGCCCACCATCCTCGACGGCGTCGAGACGCCCATGGCGGTGTGCGGCGAGGAGACCTTCGGCCCGGTCGTCTCCGTCTACCGCTTCACCGACGAGGACCAGGCCATCGCGGAGGCCAACGCCACCGCCTACGGCCTGAACTCCAGCGTCTGGACCAAGGACGCCCGCCGCGGCCACTCCGTCGCGGCCCGCCTGCGCACCGGCACCGTCAACATCAACGAGGGCTACGCCCCCGCCTACGGCAGCGCCCAGGCGCCCATGGGCGGCATGAAGGACTCCGGCCTCGGCCGCCGCCACGGCTCCGAGGGCATCCTCAAGTACACCGAGGCCCAGACCGTCGCCCACCAGCGGCTGCTCCCGATGGCGCCCTCGCTGGGCATGGACGACGAGAAGTACGCGGCGTTCATGACCCGCAGCCTCAAGATCATGAAGGCCCTCCGACTGCGCTAAGGGGTATCCGTGTCGCACGACGACGCATCCGACGCATCCGACTCCGCCGACGCGTCCGACGCCGCATACGACTACGACGTCATCGTCATCGGATCGGGCTTCGGCGGCTCGGTCTCGGCCCTGCGCCTGACCGAGAAGGGGTACCGGGTCGGCGTCCTGGAGGCAGGGCGCCGGTTCACCCGCGAGAGCCTGCCGAAGAACAGCTGGGACCTGCGGAACTACCTGTGGGCCCCGGCCCTCGGGCTCTACGGGATCCAGCGGATCCACCTGCTCGGCAACGTCATGGTGCTCGCGGGCGCCGGCGTGGGCGGCGGCTCGCTCAATTACGCCAACACCCTGTACGTCCCGCCCACCGCCTTCTTCGAGGACCGGCAGTGGGCGTCCATCACCGACTGGCGCGCCGAACTCGCCCCGTACTACGACCAGGCCCAGCGGATGCTCGGCGTGCGCCTCAACCCGACCATGACCCCCTCCGACGTCCACCTCAAGGCGGCCGCCGAGAAGATGGGCGTGGCGGACTCCTTCCACATGGCCCCGGTCGGCGTCTTCTTCGGAGACGGCGACGACGCCGAGGGCCACGCGAAGGTCCGGCCCGGCGAGGAGGCCCCCGACCCGTACTTCGGCGGCGCCGGCCCCGCCCGCAAGGCCTGCACCGAATGCGGCGAGTGCATGACCGGCTGCCGGCACGGCGCGAAGAACACCCTGAACGAGAACTACCTGCACCTCGCCGAGCGCGCCGGCGCCGTCATCCACCCCATGACGACCGTCACCGCCCTGGCCGACCACCCCGAGGGCGGCTACCGCGTCCGCACGGTCCCCACCGACGGCCGCCGCCGGGGCAGGGCCAAGGTGCTGCGCGCCCGCCACGTGGTCGTCGCGGCGGGAACGTACGGCACGCAGACCCTGCTGCACACGATGAAGGACCGCGGGGAGCTCCCGCGCCTGTCCGACCGGCTCGGGGAACTGACCCGGACCAACTCCGAGGGCCTGGTCGGCGCGCAGACCGACGACCGCCGCTACCGCAAACGGCACGGCGCAGGCCCCGGCAAGGAGCAGCGCGCCGACTTCACCCGGGGCGTGGCGATCACCTCCTCCGTGCACCCCAACGCCGACACCCACATCGAGCCGGTCCGCTACGGCAAGGGCTCCAACGCCATGGGGTTCATGACCGTCCTCCAGGTCCCCCACAGCAGGCACCGGGTCCGCGCCTGGCTGGCCAGGACCGCGAAGAACCCGCTCCAGCTGGCCCGCTCGCTGTCGAACCGGCGCTGGTCGGAGCGGACCATCATCGGCCTGGTCATGCAGTCGCTGGACAACTCCCTGACCACGTACCGCAAGCCCGGCGGGATCGGGAAGGGCCTGCTCACAGCCCGCCAGGGCCACGGCGCCCCCAATCCGGTCCAGATCGCGGAGGCCACGCAGGCCGCGACCCTGCTGGCCGAGGAGATCAACGGCTTCCCGGGCAGCAACATCGGCGAGCTGATGGGGACCCCGCTGACCGCGCACTTCCTCGGTGGCTGCCCGATCGGGGCATCGGCGCAGGAGGGCGTGGTGGACCCGTACCACCGGCTCTACGGGCACCCGGGCATCTCGGTGGTCGACGGCTCGGCCGTCTCCGCGAACCTCGGAGTCAATCCGTCGCTGACGATCACGGCACAAGCGGAGCGCGCGATGTCGTACTGGCCGAACAAGGGCGAGCAGGATCCGCGGCCCGGGCAAGGGGCGGCGTACGTACCCCTGGAGGCGGTGGAGCCGGCCCGTCCGGCGGTCCCGAAGGAGGCTTTCGGCGCCCTGCGCTTGCCGTTCCTGGCGGTTCCCGAGATTCCGCCCCGCCGGTCATGACAGCGGCGGGTACCGCGCTCCCCCTCCGAGCGCGGTACCCGCCGCGGTACATAGGTGACAGATGTTCAGCCTTGAAGGTTGTACCGGAATCCGTCGGGCCGGGCTGTGGCGTCGATCACACGGTGAAGTGTGCAACTGCTACTGATCTTCGGCAGTCAACGGCTGCATGAGAAAGCGCATCTCCTTGCTGGCTGCCTGTGGCCTCGCGGCCGTCGCGCTGGCCACCACCCCCGCACACGCAGCGGACCCCGAATTCCGGCTGGCCGGCCCGGCCGAGACCGGCCTGCGCCCCCACCCCGGCGCCGGCGGCGAACCGCAGAAGACCTCGGTCGGGTTCCGGATCTTCAACGACACCGCCAAGACGTTCGACCGACAGAGCACCTTCACGATCGACCTGACCCCCCTCAAGGGCGTCGCCGACGTCACGCTCGCCGAGCACCAGAGCTCGGACTGCACGCTCACCGCCACCGCCGTGACCTGCAAGCGCTGGGCGCTCTGGACGGGCGACTCCACCGTCGTGGACCTGAACCTCCGCGCGGCCAAGGACAGCAAGGCCGGCGCGACCGCGGACCTGACGGTGACCGGCAAGGCCGAGGGCGCCGCCATCAAGGCCACCACCACCAAGGTGCGGGTCGGCGGCCCCGACCTGGTGATGGAGCCCGCTGCGCTCAAGGCGGAGCAGAAGCCGGGCGACAGGCAGACCCTGCCGATCGTCTTCGCCAACCAGGGCACGGAGTCCGTCCAGGGCGTGGTGCTCGAAATGCGCACCACGCACGGCATCGGCCTGGTGGAGCAGTACGGCAACTGCTCCTACTCGCAGGACACGGGCGCCGGCCAGCCGTTGAACACGGGCTGGACCACGGTGCAGTGCCTGCTCGAAGGCGAGTACGAGGCGGGCAAGATCTACGGGGTGGACGGCCCGCTGACCCTCAAGGCCGCCCCGCACGCCTTCGCCGACGTGCTCACCTACGCGGTGTACGCGAACGGCGAGCAGCCGAAGGCCGAGAAGCTCCGCAAGCCCCCCGCCGGCAAGCAGCTGACCGCGAAGGCGCGGGCGCCCAAGGCCTCCGCGCAGGCGGTGGACCTCGACCCCTGGAACAACTTCCAGGAGTTCGACTTCGCGACGAAGAACACCGCCGACCTCGTGGCCGCGCCCGTGTCCCTCAAGGGCAGGGCCGGCGAGACGGTGCGGGCCGACTTCGGCTTCCGCAACAACGGCCCGGCGTGGGTGGCCCACCTGCGTTCCGCTGAGGACGTCGCCCGCACGGACATCGTGATCCCGGCGGGCGCGAAGGTCACCAAGGTGCCGGCCCGCTGCCAGGCGGTCAACGCCGACGGCACCCAGCGCGAGCAGGCCCTCGGCGCGCCGCGCTACTTCTGCTCCACCGGACACGTCGTGGGGGAGAGGGAGAACTTCGCCTACCCGTTCGAGCTGAAGATCGAGACGGTCGTCGAGGACGCCAAGGGCTCCGTCTCGGTCGGCCAGTGGACGCCCGGTGGCACCCAGCCCCAGCGGTGGGACCCGAACCACGCCAACAACAAGGCGGCTCTCGTGATCAACGCGAAGGGCGGCGGCACCACGCCGAGCCCGACGCCCACGGCCTCGGCCACCCCGAGCGCCTCGGCCACCCCGACGGCGACCGCCTCGCCGACCCCGGTCGGCGGCACCGGCGCGACGGCGAACGGCGGCCTGGCCTCCACCGGCACCTCGGCCGAGGCGATCGCCTTCGGCGGCGCGGCGCTGGTGGCCGCCGGCGGCGCCCTGGTCCTGGCGTTCCGCCGCAAGGCGGCCGGGCACGCGTAACCCGTGCGCGGGTGACCTCGTCCGCGGGTGACCCCGTCCGCGCGCGATCGCGTCCGCGGGTGACCCCGGTCGCGGAAGCGGACGCGTGACGACGCAGAACGGCCGGCCCGGGGCGTCCCAGGGCCGGCCGTCCTCCAAGGGGTGACCGGGCTGCTGTCCCCTGCCGTCCGGTCACGCGAAGGAGCGAGGTCCCACGACGCGCGCTCCACGGGGCGCACGTCTCATCGCTCCAGCGGAGCCACGCGTGGTGATGCGGTCCCGCGGCTGGCTGCCGCGGACATCCTCACCAACGAAGGGCCGCGGGGGCGGTCACGGTCCGTACGAGTGACGAACAGCCGTCACACGCGGCCCCGGCACAGCTCCAGCACCGTCATGGCGAGGGCGGTGCCGGGCTTCCCGAGAGCATCGCTCCAATGGGAGAGCACCTCCATCTCGCGGGACAGGTGCACGCGGCGCCCGCCCGACGAGATCCGGGCCTCCTGGATGACCGTGGAGACGGCCATCCGCTCCTGGATCAGGCCGATGATCCGGTCGTCGATGGCGTCGATGCGCATCCGGGAGTCGGCGATCAGCTGCTCGGGGGTGGTGGTGATCGTGGTCATGGTCATCTCTCCTGTCGGGTGGGGCCCGCAGGTCCGGAGAAACGCCAGAGCGCCCCGGTCCTGTCGGACCGGGGCGCTCTGGGAAGTCAGCGGCTCAAGCGAGCATCACGAGGACCCATGGCGACCGGACCGGCCGGTGCCATAGGTAAAGAGGAAGCTCAGCTGCTTGCGCATGGAACGGATTATTACCTTCCGTCGCCCTCCCGGCCAAGCCGATTCAGATGGTGAGACGAAGAGGGGCCTACGTCCCCCGTTAGAATCGACAAAACAGCCACCTCTTCCGCCGGAAGGCCGCCCCGTGCCAGAAGCACCCTCCGCCGCCCACGACAGCGCCCCGGACACGGTTCTCGTCGTCGACTTCGGCGCCCAGTACGCCCAGCTCATCGCCCGCCGCGTCCGCGAGGCACGGGTCTACAGCGAGATCGTGCCGAGCTCGATGCCCGTCGACGAGATGCTGGCCAAGAACCCCAAGGCGATCATCCTCTCCGGCGGTCCGTCCTCCGTGTACGAGGAGGGCGCCCCGCAGCTCGACCGCGCGATCTTCGAGGCCGGCGTCCCCGTCTTCGGCATGTGCTACGGCTTCCAGCTGATGGCGGTCACCCTCGGCGGCCGGGTCGACAACACCGGTGCCCGCGAATACGGCCGCACCCCGCTGGCCGTCTCCAAGGCCGGCTCCACCCTCTTCGAGGGCACCCCCGAGAACCAGTCGGTGTGGATGTCGCACGGAGACGCCTGCTCCGCCGCCCCCGAGGGCTTCACCGTCACCGCGTCGACGAACGTCGTCCCGGTCGCGGCCTTCGAGAACGACGAGAAGAAGCTGTACGGCGTGCAGTACCACCCCGAGGTGATGCACTCCACGCACGGCCAGCAGATCCTGGAGCACTTCCTCTACCGCGGCGCGGGCCTCGCCCCCACCTGGACCACCGGCAACATCGTCGAGGAGCAGGTCGCGGCGATCCGCGAGCAGGTCGGCGACAAGCGCGCCATCTGCGGCCTCTCCGGCGGCGTGGACTCGGCGGTCGCCGCGGCCCTCGTGCAGAAGGCCATCGGCTCGCAGCTGACCTGCGTCTACGTCGACCACGGCCTGATGCGCAAGGGCGAGACCGAGCAGGTCGAGAAGGACTTCGTCGCCGCCACCGGTGTCCAGCTGAAGGTCGTCGACGCGCAGGAACGCTTCCTGAACGCGCTCGCCGGCGTCTCCGACCCGGAGACCAAGCGCAAGATCATCGGCCGCGAGTTCATCCGCGTCTTCGAGCAGGCCCAGGCCGAGATCATCGCCGAGGCCGAGGGCGGCCCGGCGGTGGCCTTCCTGGTGCAGGGCACCCTGTACCCGGACGTCGTCGAGTCCGGCGGCGGCACCGGCACCGCGAACATCAAGTCCCACCACAACGTGGGCGGGCTCCCCGACGACATCGAGTTCGAGCTCGTCGAGCCGCTGCGCCAGCTGTTCAAGGACGAGGTCCGGATGGTCGGCCAGGAGCTCGGCCTGCCGGACGAGATCGTCCAGCGCCAGCCCTTCCCGGGCCCCGGCCTCGGCATCCGCATCGTCGGCGAGGTCACCAAGGAGCGCCTGGACCTGCTGCGCGAGGCCGACGCCATCGCCCGCCACGAGCTGACCGCGGCCGGCCTGGACCGCGAGATCTGGCAGTGCCCGGTCGTCCTGCTCGCGGACGTCCGCAGCGTCGGCGTCCAGGGCGACGGCCGCACCTACGGTCACCCGATCGTGCTGCGCCCCGTCTCGTCCGAGGACGCGATGACCGCGGACTGGACGCGCATGCCGTACGAGGTGCTGGCGCGGATCTCCACCCGCATCACCAACGAGGTGCCGGAGGTGAACCGGGTGGTCCTGGACTGCACGAGCAAGCCCCCGGGCACCATCGAGTGGGAGTAGTCCCCACCACCGCCTGAAACGAAGCCGCCGCTCCCTCCGGAGCGGCGGCTTCGTCGTATGTATGGCCACTTCGCGGGGGCGCCGGTACTTTGCGCCGCGACCCGAAGGCGACCGTAGGCGACCGTAAGGAGGGCCCCATGCCGGACCGGCCCGTACCCGTGCCCGTGGAGCGGCTCGGTTTCGAGATGCCGCCCGTGCACGACACCGCCGAGGCGGCGCGCGCCCACCGCAAGGAGCGGCTCGCCGGGGCGCTGCGGCTGCTGGGCCGGCTGGGGTACGAGGACGGGGTGGCCGGGCAGGTCACCGCTCGGGATCCCGAGTTCGAGGACTGCTACTGGGTGAACCCCTTCGGGCAGCCCTTCGCCGCGCTCACCGCCGGCGACCTGCTGCTGGTCGACGGGGACGGGCGGGTGCTCCGTGGGGAGCGCCGGGTCAACGAGCTGGCCTTCGCCGTGCACGCGGCGGTCCACCGGGAGCGCCCCGAGGTGGTGTCCGTGGTGCGCGCGCAGGCCCCGTACGGCCGTGCCCTCGCGGCCCTCGGCGAGCTGCTGGCGCCGATCACCGAGGAGGCCTGCGCCTTCTACGAGGACCACGCGCTCCTGGACGAGTACGCCGGGGCCGAGGAGGCCGGCCGGATCGCGCTCGCGCTGGGCCCGTACAAGGCGCTGGTCCTGCGCAACCGGGGGCTGCTGACGGTCGGGGACTCGGTGGACGCCGCGCTCTGGTGGTTCGTCGCGGCGGAGCGGGCGGCGCAGGTGCAGCTGATCGCCCGGGCGGCCGGGAAGCCGGTGCCCATCGACCACCGCGCCGCGGTCGCCACCCGCGAGCGGTTCGGGTCCGACCTGGCCGCCTGGGTGAGCTGTCAGCCGCTGCTCCACGACGGGGACACGCCGGTGGCGTCAACATCATGAACCGTTAATCACCTGCTCTGACATCGTGCGCAATCCGGAGCACTGCCGCAGTGGTGCACAATTCGCTGGCATTGCACCGTAGTTCAGAGAGGCGGCACGTTCGTGGCTGTCCAAGAGATGTCCAGAGGTATCCACACCACGGCCTGCACCTGCGAGGAGTGCGCACGTGAGGGCCACCGCCGCGCCGTCGCCGCCTTCTTGGAGAAGCGCGACGAGTTCGCCTCCGGGCTGGGCGTGCCGGCCGCCGTGGCCCACTCGCTCGGCGCCTCCCGCCAGTGGGTCTCCGACGAACTGACCCTGTCGGCCCGTACCGTCGCCGACCGGGGCCGGGAGGCCGGGAACTCCTGGCTGTACCTGTTCTCGCGGCGGGCCGTCCTCGCCGTGTGGATCGCCGCCGGGGTGCTGCTGCTGGTCCAGGTCGCCGCCGCGCTCGGCACCGGCTGGTCCGCGGCGCGCACCGCCGGGCTGCTGGCGGCCGTGGCGCTCGCCGGGCTGCTCACGGTCGCCGCCCGCGCCCAGTCGGTGCGCGGCGGGCTGCTGGCCCCACTGGTCGGCGAGGACAACCGGCTGTCCACCTCGAAGGCGGTGCCCAGCGCCTGGGTGGTGCTGACGGCGTTCGCCACGCTGCTGCCCGCGCTGCGGCTGGCCGCCTCGGCGCCGGGGCCCGAGCGGCAGGCGCTGTACGCGGGCCTCGCGCTGGACCGGGCGCTGCCGCTGCTGGCGGTGGTCTCGCTGACGTCGGCGGTGGCGGTGCTCGTACGCCGCGTGGTGTCCGTACGGATCATGGGCCAGCGGCTCCAGAAGCTGCCGGCCGACCGGCCGCGCGGAGTGGACCTGCTGACGGACGACGCGGGCCGCGGGAGCTTCCCGGACGCGCAGTACGTGCTCGTCTCGACGGTGGTGCTGGCCTACGCGGCGGCGTCGCTGGCCCGCTTCCCCGACCGGCTGCCGCAGCTGCCCTGGGCGCTGGCCCTGCTGGTGGCGCTGTCGGCCGCGGTGTACCTGGCGGCGAAGTACGCGGAGGGCACCCGCCCGCTCGTGCTGTCGGTGGTGCGCAGACGGGAGCCCGGGGATCTGGACGCGGCCGTCCGCCCCGGGGACGACATCGAGATCCGCGGCGTGGGCTTCGTGCCGCCCGGGGCGCAGACCCCGGAGATGCTGGCCCGGCTGGTGGTGCGGATCGGGGCGGTGCACGTGCACGTACCGCTGGTCCCGGTGCCGGGCGGGTTCACCAACCCCTCCGACGCCGTGCTGACGGTGCCGGTCCCGGCGGAAGTGGAACCGGGGCGCATCGAGATCCAGGTGGTCACGGCCGCAGGAGTGGAATCCAACCGCTGCACCATCGACGTTGCCGAGTGATCGGGGTACACATGTCCCGTGACCCGAACCGATGTTCTTGAAGCCGAAGCCCCTCGTGACGCGGCGGGACTGCGCGAGCTGGCATCCCGGTACGCGCTGCTGCCCCTGCGGATCTTCCTGGGCGTGACCTTCGTCTACGCCGGGCTGGACAAACTGACCGACTCCGCGTTCCTCTCCGCCAGCGGTGACGGCTCCATCGGCGACCTGATGCGCGGGGTGCGCGACACCTCCGCGATCCCCGCCCTGGTGGACCTGTCGCTGAACGCCCCCGTCGGCTTCGCCGTCGCCCTGGCCATCGGGGAGATCCTGGTGGGCCTCGGGACCCTGGCCGGTCTGCTGACCCGTGTCGCGGCCGTCGGCGGAGCGCTGATCGCGCTCAGCCTGTGGCTCACGGTGTCGTGGGCGGTGACCCCGTACTACTACGGCAACGACCTCCCGTACATGGTTTGCTGGGTGCCCCTCGTGCTGGCCGGAGCACCCTACTGGTCACTGGATGCCCTGATCAGGCGCAGGCGGAGTGCGACCACCTGAGGACGGCACTACCCGAGGTAGGGGGTCTCCCGGTCCTCCAGGAAGTGAGTCAGCCTCAACCGTTGTGTGTGGTGCATGTCCAGCGAGCCGAGGGCTCCAGGCTCCACCCAGCGGAGTTCCAGGGACTCATCTGAGACGGCCAGGGTCCCGCCCACCAAGCGGGCCCGAAAGCACACGTTGAACTGTCGGCGTACCTCTCCGTCGGTGTACGCGATGACGTGCCGGGGGTCGGTGTACGTCCCGACAAGCCCAGTGATCTCCACGTCCAGGCCAGTCTCTTCCTTGACCTCTCGGACGGCCGTTCCGGGCAGACTGTCGGTCATCTCTGTTTGTAAGACCGACCGGCAGTAGGCGTCACTTGAGTCGTCGGGTGGTGGGGCGGGTGTCCCAGCGGTATTGGAGCGTCGCGCGGCGGATGAGCATGCGGAGCGTGACGATCGTGGCGGTGAGGTGCAGGTAGAAGTCCACGACGTTGCCGTTCTTCTCGGTGCAGCGCCGCAGTTTGCCGAAGCCGTTCATCCACGAGTGTGCGCGCTCCACCACCCAGCGTTTCCCGGCTTGGATTGGGGCGGGCACACCCTTGCGGGCGATCTCGACGGTGAAGCCGAACTCCTCCAG
Above is a genomic segment from Streptomyces sp. NBC_01233 containing:
- a CDS encoding serine/threonine-protein kinase is translated as MEQQTGGGAVLAGRYRLVEPIGRGGMGKVWRAHDELLHRTVAVKELTAGLYVSQADRDVMHARTQKEARAAARIQHPAVVTVHDVLEHDDRPWIVMEYIDGPSLADAAKAAGRIEPREAARIGLHVLGALRAAHAVGVLHRDVKPGNVLLAKDGRVLLTDFGIAAIEGDSSITRTGEIVGSIDYLAPERVTGGIPDPSSDLWSLGATLYTAVEARSPFRRTSPISSLQAVVNDEPPALRQAGALGPVITALLRKDPVERPSAVEAERMLLEAMEGREPKAAQAYVPTRSVTQDELAPAQEPSAEPAAPAERAQTAAQAVAQTTSQTAPLPEPAQTAPVPAPAAPANGWLKRAAGIALVAALLGGGGVFGALKYTGDWGSDGADKNVSAPDANPEGAVPPAGWTKVTDPIGGFTLFVPDGWTRQANGDQIDYTPDNGKHFIRIAADSTPDYKDPYAHLLDLEQQVQKRTDYKKQWLSQNTFRDSTRAALWDFSWTEKQNHPGPRRAKEQMYIDPDGTEYAIYMSSPAADWATTQQQFDIVLSGWEPPARKP
- a CDS encoding succinic semialdehyde dehydrogenase; the protein is MTDSQAPAPLRTAPAPTNPVAPAPAGARTAADVVTPDLVARLTRGVLGSGRTANHTPFTGDRLAELPEATPEDVAEAFDRARAAQPAWAAVPVAKRAAVLLRFHDLVLDRQAEVLDLIQLETGKARLHAHEEVQAVAVAARHYGRKAPSYLRPKGHTGAMPTLTKVTELRQPRGVVGQIAPWNYPLELSVGDALPAFVAGNALVMKPDTETALTALWARDLLIEAGLPAEVFQIVLGEGPVVGPEVVRRADYVSFTGSTRTGREVARGAADRLVGVSLELGGKNAMLVLHDADVEKAAAGAVRACFSSAGQLCISIERLYVHASIADAFVERFAARTKAMRLGSSLAYGADMGSLVGERQLETVQRHVDEAVAKGATLVAGGTARPDIGPLFYEPTILDGVETPMAVCGEETFGPVVSVYRFTDEDQAIAEANATAYGLNSSVWTKDARRGHSVAARLRTGTVNINEGYAPAYGSAQAPMGGMKDSGLGRRHGSEGILKYTEAQTVAHQRLLPMAPSLGMDDEKYAAFMTRSLKIMKALRLR
- a CDS encoding GMC family oxidoreductase, with product MSHDDASDASDSADASDAAYDYDVIVIGSGFGGSVSALRLTEKGYRVGVLEAGRRFTRESLPKNSWDLRNYLWAPALGLYGIQRIHLLGNVMVLAGAGVGGGSLNYANTLYVPPTAFFEDRQWASITDWRAELAPYYDQAQRMLGVRLNPTMTPSDVHLKAAAEKMGVADSFHMAPVGVFFGDGDDAEGHAKVRPGEEAPDPYFGGAGPARKACTECGECMTGCRHGAKNTLNENYLHLAERAGAVIHPMTTVTALADHPEGGYRVRTVPTDGRRRGRAKVLRARHVVVAAGTYGTQTLLHTMKDRGELPRLSDRLGELTRTNSEGLVGAQTDDRRYRKRHGAGPGKEQRADFTRGVAITSSVHPNADTHIEPVRYGKGSNAMGFMTVLQVPHSRHRVRAWLARTAKNPLQLARSLSNRRWSERTIIGLVMQSLDNSLTTYRKPGGIGKGLLTARQGHGAPNPVQIAEATQAATLLAEEINGFPGSNIGELMGTPLTAHFLGGCPIGASAQEGVVDPYHRLYGHPGISVVDGSAVSANLGVNPSLTITAQAERAMSYWPNKGEQDPRPGQGAAYVPLEAVEPARPAVPKEAFGALRLPFLAVPEIPPRRS
- a CDS encoding LPXTG cell wall anchor domain-containing protein; this translates as MRKRISLLAACGLAAVALATTPAHAADPEFRLAGPAETGLRPHPGAGGEPQKTSVGFRIFNDTAKTFDRQSTFTIDLTPLKGVADVTLAEHQSSDCTLTATAVTCKRWALWTGDSTVVDLNLRAAKDSKAGATADLTVTGKAEGAAIKATTTKVRVGGPDLVMEPAALKAEQKPGDRQTLPIVFANQGTESVQGVVLEMRTTHGIGLVEQYGNCSYSQDTGAGQPLNTGWTTVQCLLEGEYEAGKIYGVDGPLTLKAAPHAFADVLTYAVYANGEQPKAEKLRKPPAGKQLTAKARAPKASAQAVDLDPWNNFQEFDFATKNTADLVAAPVSLKGRAGETVRADFGFRNNGPAWVAHLRSAEDVARTDIVIPAGAKVTKVPARCQAVNADGTQREQALGAPRYFCSTGHVVGERENFAYPFELKIETVVEDAKGSVSVGQWTPGGTQPQRWDPNHANNKAALVINAKGGGTTPSPTPTASATPSASATPTATASPTPVGGTGATANGGLASTGTSAEAIAFGGAALVAAGGALVLAFRRKAAGHA
- a CDS encoding chorismate mutase produces the protein MTTITTTPEQLIADSRMRIDAIDDRIIGLIQERMAVSTVIQEARISSGGRRVHLSREMEVLSHWSDALGKPGTALAMTVLELCRGRV
- the guaA gene encoding glutamine-hydrolyzing GMP synthase, whose amino-acid sequence is MPEAPSAAHDSAPDTVLVVDFGAQYAQLIARRVREARVYSEIVPSSMPVDEMLAKNPKAIILSGGPSSVYEEGAPQLDRAIFEAGVPVFGMCYGFQLMAVTLGGRVDNTGAREYGRTPLAVSKAGSTLFEGTPENQSVWMSHGDACSAAPEGFTVTASTNVVPVAAFENDEKKLYGVQYHPEVMHSTHGQQILEHFLYRGAGLAPTWTTGNIVEEQVAAIREQVGDKRAICGLSGGVDSAVAAALVQKAIGSQLTCVYVDHGLMRKGETEQVEKDFVAATGVQLKVVDAQERFLNALAGVSDPETKRKIIGREFIRVFEQAQAEIIAEAEGGPAVAFLVQGTLYPDVVESGGGTGTANIKSHHNVGGLPDDIEFELVEPLRQLFKDEVRMVGQELGLPDEIVQRQPFPGPGLGIRIVGEVTKERLDLLREADAIARHELTAAGLDREIWQCPVVLLADVRSVGVQGDGRTYGHPIVLRPVSSEDAMTADWTRMPYEVLARISTRITNEVPEVNRVVLDCTSKPPGTIEWE
- a CDS encoding class II aldolase/adducin family protein yields the protein MPDRPVPVPVERLGFEMPPVHDTAEAARAHRKERLAGALRLLGRLGYEDGVAGQVTARDPEFEDCYWVNPFGQPFAALTAGDLLLVDGDGRVLRGERRVNELAFAVHAAVHRERPEVVSVVRAQAPYGRALAALGELLAPITEEACAFYEDHALLDEYAGAEEAGRIALALGPYKALVLRNRGLLTVGDSVDAALWWFVAAERAAQVQLIARAAGKPVPIDHRAAVATRERFGSDLAAWVSCQPLLHDGDTPVASTS
- a CDS encoding DoxX family protein, with amino-acid sequence MTRTDVLEAEAPRDAAGLRELASRYALLPLRIFLGVTFVYAGLDKLTDSAFLSASGDGSIGDLMRGVRDTSAIPALVDLSLNAPVGFAVALAIGEILVGLGTLAGLLTRVAAVGGALIALSLWLTVSWAVTPYYYGNDLPYMVCWVPLVLAGAPYWSLDALIRRRRSATT